The stretch of DNA GGCGAGTACCGTCGTGCTGCTGCGTGCCATGCAGGAGCGCCGCCTGATTGACACCGAGCGCGGGCGTATAGCCGTCGGCTGGCTGATCGTCGAAGATCTTGCCATGGTCATGGCGCTGGTTCTGCTTCCTGCCGTGGCAAGTGTTACCGGGCGCGCCGATGCGGTAGCTGCAAGCGATCCAATAGCGGCATGGCTCGGACTTGGCATCGGCGGCATCATATTGCTGACAATCGCCAAGGTGGCGCTGTTTGTCACGCTGATGCTGGTTGTGGGCCGAAAATTCATTCCATGGCTGCTGAATGTTGTGGTCCTGACCGGCTCGCGCGAATTGTTTCGTCTTGGTGTTCTGGCGATTGCGCTGGGGGTTGCCTTTGGCGCAGCGCATCTTTTTGGCGTTTCCTTTGCGCTTGGGGCGTTCTTTGCCGGGATGGTGATGAGCGAATCGGAACTCAGCCATCGCGCAGCCGAAGAGTCGCTTCCGCTGCGCGATGCTTTCGCGGTCCTGTTCTTCATATCGGTCGGCATGTTGTTTGACCCGATGAGCCTGTTGAAAGATCCGCTGCCTCTGCTGGCAACGCTTGCCATCATCCTGATCGGTAAATCGGCAGCCGCCTTCTTCATCGTGCGCGCCTTTCGCCGTCCGGTCAGCACGGCATTGACCATCTCGGCCAGTCTGGCGCAGATCGGCGAATTCTCGTTTATTCTGGCTGGCCTTGGTGTCAGCCTCAATCTGTTGCCGCCCGCCGGTCGCGATCTCATTCTGGCTGGCGCCATTTTGTCGATTTTCCTCAATCCGCTCATATTTATCGCCGCCGAGCACATCCGGCCATGGATCGAGAAATTCGGAAAAGCTGAAAGCAATGTCGACAGCAATACTATAACCGATATCGATGTATCCGAACCGGAGCCGCTGCCAACCACATTATTGAGCAGCCATACCATCATTCTGGGCTACAGCCCGATCGGCAAAAGGTTGGTTGAGGAGTTGCAGGCACTGCGCAAGCCCTTCCTTGTTATCGATGATTCAACGAAAGTCTGCACCACCTTGCGCGAAAAAGGCATTGAAGCCATTGCAGGCAATGCTTCAGATACCGAAATATTGAACGCAGCCAATCCGGCGCTGGCAAAAAACATGGTGATCACCATTTCCAACACTTTCGAGGCCGGACGTGCGACGGCACTGGCGCATGCTGCCAACCCGACCATTCATATCGTTGCACAGGCAGGCTCTCAGGCCGAGGCGCAATACCTCTCTGAACTTGGCGCGACATCTGTCATTCTCGGTGAAGAGGAAATTGCCAGCGCCATGGCAAAGGCAATCGGCGCAGAACAGCACGGCACGATAGAAGTCGAGCCGGAACCTCCGCTTCTGGGCGAAGCACAAAGTGAAGACAAAACAAATGACAAGGGGCACGATGACATGACAACACAGGGGGCAGCGGCGGGCTAATGAAAGCGAAAGACTATATCTGGCCAATTATCGGTATCTGCGCAGTTGGCGTTTCGGTCTGGCTTCTTTATCGTGAATTGCGCAGCATATCGCTCGATGACGTGCTGGACAGTCTTTATGCCATTCGTGCGCATCACTGGGTTCTGTCGAGTGCCGCCGCTCTCGTAGCTTACAGTTCGCTGGCCGGTTATGATCGCATTGCGCTCGTGCACCTTCGGCGCAAGATTTCCTGGCTGTTCATAGCGCTGTGCTCTTTCACTACTTATGCCCTGTCGCACAATATCGGTGCATCGGTCGTATCAGGTGCGGTGGTTCGCTATCGCGCCTATTCCTCGCAGGGCATGCCCGGCAGTGAAATCGCGGTGCTGATTGCCTTTTGCTCGTTTACATTCATTCTCGGCGTTATCATCACCTCCAGCGCGGTCCTGCTTCTGGAACCGACCATCCTGATGCGCTTCAATGAAGAGCTTACGCCAACAGTTGCGATCATCATCGCGCTGATCATGCTTTCGGCAGTGCTCCTTTACATTTTCGGTAGCTGGCTGCAGTTGCGACCGCTCCAGATCGGCAAGTTCCGCCTTGAATATCCGCGCCTTACCGTTGTTATCCAGCAGTTGATCGTCGCGCCTGTAGAACTGATCGGTGCTGCGGGCATCATTTATTTTGCGCTCCCGGAAGCGGGCAACCCCGGATTTATGATCGTGCTCGGCATTTTTCTGGTGTCTTTTTCGGCAGCGCTCATCTCGCATGCGCCGGGCGGACTTGGTGTGCTCGAACTGGTTTTCCTGACCGGCCTGCCGGATATGAATCAAGCCGACGTGCTGGCAGCGCTGATTGTTTTCCGCCTGCTGTACCTGCTTATTCCCTTCGCCATATCGCTGGTGGTGGTGCTGGTTTTCGAAAAATCGCAGTTCCTGCTGCGGTGGAATGAAAAACGAAAAGAGTGATGCAGCGCCCGCCGCAGGTTTAAATTTCCTGATGAAAACCTCATTATGAATTTTTATTCCTTAAGAATACCGATTTAACCGCCTATCTTGGAATAGATTTCACGGACCATCTTGAAAAGATGTCCTTGGAATTGAATTGCCCTCCCAAGGCTTAATTTCCGAGAGGAACCAACACATGCCTGCGACACTACTCATCCCCGGCTACAAGGGATCGGAAGCAGGCCACTGGCAGCGCCAATGGTTGCATGACGATCCGTCAGCATTACTGGTCGAACAGGACGACTGGGAATATCCGGTACTTTCCGACTGGATGCACGCACTCGAAGCCAAACTTGCCGAAAATCCCGGCGCGGTTCTGGTCGCTCACAGCCTCGGTTGTGTGCTGGTCGCGCATCTTGCAAGCCGCCCGGCTGCGTCCCACGTAGCGGGTGCGCTCCTCGTTGCCCCTGCGGATACCGAAACCATGGCAGCACGCGACAGCCGCTTTGCAAGCTTCGCACCGCTTCCCCGTCACGAGTTGGGCTTTCCGTCTATCGTCGTGGCCAGCCGCAATGACGACTATATGCGCTTTGCAAAAGCGGAAGCGCTCTCACATGTCTGGGGCTCCGGCTTTGTCGATCTGGGACACGCCGGTCACATCAATGTGGCAAGCGGTTTCAGCCGTTGGCCGGAAGGCGTGATCCTCGCCTCATCGCTAAAACGCGAGCCCCTGCCCCAAACGCTTTCTCAAGCAGCATAAATTTGGCCCAAGCAGCGTGATTGTAAACCGCTCGTGTGCAAACACGGGCGGTTTTATGCGTGCGACTTACGTTCCAGCAAAAACTTCAAAACCAGAGTCAAAAGTGCAATCAATGCCAGCGTCGAGGCAGCAGCAAAGGCACCAGCGACATTATAATCATTGAACAAAAGCTCGACCTGCAATGGCAATGTGTTGGTCTTGCCGCGAATGGCGCCTGCAACCACCGATGTGGCGCCGAACTCTCCCATTACGCGCGCATTGCAAAGAACAGCACCATAAAGCAGCGCCCATTTTATATTGGGTAGCGTGACATAAAAGAAGGTTTGCCAACCATTGGCCCCAAGCGTCAACGCAGCCTCTTCCTCATCACTGCCCTGTACTTCCATCAGCGGGATCAGTTCACGCGCCACAAAAGGCGAGGTCACAAACAGACTGACCAGAAAGATCGCCGGAACCGTAAACATGATCTTGATATCATAGCTTTCCAGAAGCGGACCCAGCAGACCTTGCGAGCCGTAAAGAAAGAGATAGGTCACACCCGCCACAATGGGTGAGACGGAAAAAGGAATTTCCACGAATGTGATCAGAAGCCTGCGGCCCGGAAAACGGAATTTTGTCACAAGCCACGCGACGCAGGCCCCGAACGCCATATTGATCGGCACGACCACAATCGCGGTCAGCACCGTAAGCCAGATCGCGTGCAGCGTGTCGGGTTTCAGGATTTCGCTAAAGAAAACGCCCACACCCTTGCTGAACGCATAGGAGAAGATAAAGGCCAGCGGCACACCGAGACAAAGCACGGACAAAACCGCCGCCAAACCGATCAGCAGGCTGCGGACGCCACCCGGCGCATTACGCGCATTGTGTTTTTTTTCACGCATGTCTTTCCCCAAAACCGGTTCCCACTTTTGGGAGACATGCTTTAGCGGTCGGCATATCGAAGCTGCCTTGCCTGAATGAGATTGGTCACAAAAAGCATCAGAAAAGCCGCTACCAGCATAACGAAGGCGAGCGCTGCCGCTGCCGGATAGTCATATTCGTCAAGTCGGATGAAGACGAGAAGTGATGTCACTTCCGTCTCGAACGGTAGATTGCCGGAAATGAAGACAATGGAGCCAAATTCGCCAAGGCTGCGGGCAAAGGACAGCGATGCACCGGCGAGAAAGGCGGGAAAGATAGTGGGCCAGATGATATGCGCGAAAATCTGCCATGAGCTTGCACCGAGACTGCGGGCGGCTTCTTCCACATCGGCGCTCATATCTTCCAGCACTGGCTGCACACTGCGGATAACAAAGGGAATGCTGGTGAAAAACATCGCAATAGCAATGCCCAGCGGCGCATAAGCGACCTTGATTCCCAGTGGCTCGATAAACTGCCCGATCCAGCCATTGGGCGCAAACAATGTCACCAGCGCCAGACCAGCAATCGCTGTAGGAAGCGCAAAGGGCAGATCGACAGCCGCATCAATCAGCCGCTTGCCAGGGAATTCATAGCGCGTCAACACCCATGCGAGCAACAGACCGAACAGTCCGTTAAGCAGGGTCGCGAAAGCCGCAGCACTCAACGTAATGCGATAGGTGGCGAGCGCCCGGTCGGAAGTGACGATCG from Brucella sp. BE17 encodes:
- the ybaL gene encoding YbaL family putative K(+) efflux transporter codes for the protein MPHDTPLIATIVIGLCLAFIFGAIATRLKISPLVGYLLAGVIAGPHTPGFVADQELILQLAEIGVILLMFGVGLHFSLKDLLSVKAIAVPGALAQIATAAALGTGLGLLLGWDIEAGLVFGLALSTASTVVLLRAMQERRLIDTERGRIAVGWLIVEDLAMVMALVLLPAVASVTGRADAVAASDPIAAWLGLGIGGIILLTIAKVALFVTLMLVVGRKFIPWLLNVVVLTGSRELFRLGVLAIALGVAFGAAHLFGVSFALGAFFAGMVMSESELSHRAAEESLPLRDAFAVLFFISVGMLFDPMSLLKDPLPLLATLAIILIGKSAAAFFIVRAFRRPVSTALTISASLAQIGEFSFILAGLGVSLNLLPPAGRDLILAGAILSIFLNPLIFIAAEHIRPWIEKFGKAESNVDSNTITDIDVSEPEPLPTTLLSSHTIILGYSPIGKRLVEELQALRKPFLVIDDSTKVCTTLREKGIEAIAGNASDTEILNAANPALAKNMVITISNTFEAGRATALAHAANPTIHIVAQAGSQAEAQYLSELGATSVILGEEEIASAMAKAIGAEQHGTIEVEPEPPLLGEAQSEDKTNDKGHDDMTTQGAAAG
- a CDS encoding lysylphosphatidylglycerol synthase domain-containing protein — translated: MKAKDYIWPIIGICAVGVSVWLLYRELRSISLDDVLDSLYAIRAHHWVLSSAAALVAYSSLAGYDRIALVHLRRKISWLFIALCSFTTYALSHNIGASVVSGAVVRYRAYSSQGMPGSEIAVLIAFCSFTFILGVIITSSAVLLLEPTILMRFNEELTPTVAIIIALIMLSAVLLYIFGSWLQLRPLQIGKFRLEYPRLTVVIQQLIVAPVELIGAAGIIYFALPEAGNPGFMIVLGIFLVSFSAALISHAPGGLGVLELVFLTGLPDMNQADVLAALIVFRLLYLLIPFAISLVVVLVFEKSQFLLRWNEKRKE
- a CDS encoding alpha/beta hydrolase; the encoded protein is MPATLLIPGYKGSEAGHWQRQWLHDDPSALLVEQDDWEYPVLSDWMHALEAKLAENPGAVLVAHSLGCVLVAHLASRPAASHVAGALLVAPADTETMAARDSRFASFAPLPRHELGFPSIVVASRNDDYMRFAKAEALSHVWGSGFVDLGHAGHINVASGFSRWPEGVILASSLKREPLPQTLSQAA
- the cysW gene encoding sulfate ABC transporter permease subunit CysW yields the protein MREKKHNARNAPGGVRSLLIGLAAVLSVLCLGVPLAFIFSYAFSKGVGVFFSEILKPDTLHAIWLTVLTAIVVVPINMAFGACVAWLVTKFRFPGRRLLITFVEIPFSVSPIVAGVTYLFLYGSQGLLGPLLESYDIKIMFTVPAIFLVSLFVTSPFVARELIPLMEVQGSDEEEAALTLGANGWQTFFYVTLPNIKWALLYGAVLCNARVMGEFGATSVVAGAIRGKTNTLPLQVELLFNDYNVAGAFAAASTLALIALLTLVLKFLLERKSHA
- the cysT gene encoding sulfate ABC transporter permease subunit CysT, with product MKNKSVLPGFGLTLGCTLLYLSVIVALPLLAMILKTASLGFGDFWSIVTSDRALATYRITLSAAAFATLLNGLFGLLLAWVLTRYEFPGKRLIDAAVDLPFALPTAIAGLALVTLFAPNGWIGQFIEPLGIKVAYAPLGIAIAMFFTSIPFVIRSVQPVLEDMSADVEEAARSLGASSWQIFAHIIWPTIFPAFLAGASLSFARSLGEFGSIVFISGNLPFETEVTSLLVFIRLDEYDYPAAAALAFVMLVAAFLMLFVTNLIQARQLRYADR